A single window of Polaribacter sp. SA4-10 DNA harbors:
- a CDS encoding P-II family nitrogen regulator has protein sequence MKKIEAIIRKSKYRLVKEALHEVGVNFLSYWDVTGIGNEKEGHVYRGVSYSTSDIQRRHIAIVVNDDFEEITVQTIIKAASTGEVGDGKVFVSDIKEAYRIRTGEKGGKTLN, from the coding sequence ATGAAAAAAATAGAAGCAATTATCAGAAAATCTAAATACAGATTAGTTAAGGAAGCGCTACATGAAGTAGGTGTAAATTTTCTCTCTTACTGGGATGTTACAGGAATTGGAAATGAAAAAGAAGGCCATGTTTATAGAGGCGTTAGCTATAGCACTAGTGATATACAAAGAAGACACATCGCTATTGTTGTTAATGATGATTTTGAAGAAATCACTGTTCAAACAATAATTAAAGCCGCTTCAACGGGTGAAGTTGGAGATGGTAAAGTTTTTGTAAGCGATATTAAAGAAGCATACAGAATTAGAACTGGCGAAAAAGGAGGAAAAACTTTAAATTAA
- a CDS encoding ammonium transporter yields the protein MELLTINNVWMMICTALVFFMHLGFAFLEIGLTRQKNTINILFKNIFIITVGLLLYALVGFNLMYPTWGANASGYLGDFIFGLSSPLTKEGTLDLAYNEGYTYWTDFLFQGMFAATAATIVSGAVAERMKILPFMIFTVIYVGFVYPIAGSWKWGGGFLDQLSTPFYDFAGSTLVHSVGGWAALVAVCLLGARIGKFKNGKPQAIPGHNIPLATAGVLILWLGWFGFNGGSVLSADPTLTSLTLVTTCLAAASGGVLAALVSTIMYKNLDLTMFLNGILGGLVGITAGADQMSPTDAILIGAIAGTLIVFAVSFVDKLKLDDPVGAIAVHLICGIWGTLAVGLFGNLAGLDQFLSQLIGVASYALFCIVTSFIVIFTLKKTMGIRVSEREELEGLDAHEHGMDAYPDFRLNEH from the coding sequence ATGGAATTATTAACAATAAATAATGTATGGATGATGATCTGTACTGCACTCGTTTTCTTTATGCACTTAGGTTTTGCCTTTTTAGAAATTGGTTTAACGAGACAGAAAAACACAATTAACATCTTATTTAAAAATATTTTTATTATTACCGTTGGCTTATTACTATATGCTTTGGTTGGTTTTAATTTAATGTACCCAACTTGGGGTGCAAATGCTTCAGGCTATTTAGGCGACTTTATATTTGGTCTTTCTTCTCCTTTAACAAAAGAAGGAACTTTAGACTTAGCTTATAATGAAGGATATACGTATTGGACCGACTTTTTATTCCAAGGAATGTTTGCTGCAACTGCTGCAACTATCGTTTCTGGTGCAGTAGCAGAAAGAATGAAAATTTTACCTTTTATGATTTTTACAGTAATTTATGTTGGTTTTGTTTACCCAATTGCTGGTTCTTGGAAATGGGGTGGTGGATTTTTAGATCAACTATCAACTCCTTTTTATGACTTTGCAGGTTCTACGCTAGTACATTCTGTTGGTGGATGGGCTGCTTTAGTTGCTGTTTGTCTTTTAGGAGCAAGAATAGGAAAATTCAAAAACGGAAAACCACAAGCTATTCCTGGTCATAACATACCATTAGCAACTGCAGGTGTATTAATCCTTTGGTTAGGTTGGTTTGGTTTTAACGGAGGATCTGTTTTATCTGCAGACCCAACATTAACTTCTTTAACTTTAGTGACAACTTGTTTAGCCGCAGCTTCAGGAGGAGTTCTTGCTGCTTTGGTTTCTACAATCATGTATAAGAATTTAGACTTAACCATGTTTTTAAATGGTATTCTTGGTGGTTTAGTTGGTATTACAGCTGGTGCAGATCAAATGTCTCCAACAGATGCTATTTTAATTGGTGCTATTGCAGGAACTTTAATTGTTTTTGCTGTAAGTTTCGTTGATAAATTAAAACTAGATGACCCTGTAGGTGCAATTGCTGTTCACCTTATTTGTGGTATTTGGGGAACTTTGGCTGTGGGTCTTTTTGGTAACCTTGCAGGACTAGACCAGTTTCTTAGCCAATTAATTGGCGTTGCTTCTTATGCCCTTTTTTGTATAGTAACTTCATTTATCGTCATATTCACATTAAAGAAAACA
- a CDS encoding outer membrane beta-barrel protein produces the protein MKKIIFTLLLATSLVATGQEKEDKGTFTLSGTVDTYYSTNLSTSDIGTTGILSDVAANGFGLGMANTIFSYEKGKAGIVADLTYGPRANAANAYTGAINQLYAYYNASEKITFTLGQFNTFYGYEVISPAGNFNYSVSYLFNAGPFSHTGLKMDYAASEDLSFMFAVTNPHGVVEGANSTSDDYQLGFQAGYKGQYFNLAYGADGFGDKDVLYLDYTGGFDLSDSFFVGINAAYANSDDADAGYQGFALYLQNAFSDTFSLGLRPEFFTVTSGSDDTTITAFTLSGNTSLTDSLKLITEVRYDTSGDDVIFVGGKDNASGLTIAAVYSF, from the coding sequence ATGAAAAAAATTATTTTTACTTTACTACTAGCAACTAGCTTAGTAGCAACTGGACAAGAAAAAGAAGACAAGGGTACATTTACGCTAAGCGGAACTGTAGACACTTACTACTCTACTAACTTATCAACTTCAGATATTGGTACTACTGGAATTTTATCAGATGTTGCTGCAAATGGTTTTGGTTTAGGAATGGCTAATACTATTTTCTCTTATGAAAAAGGAAAAGCAGGAATTGTTGCAGATTTAACTTATGGACCAAGAGCAAATGCTGCAAATGCATACACAGGAGCAATTAACCAACTATATGCTTACTACAATGCTTCTGAGAAAATAACATTTACTTTAGGACAATTTAATACATTCTACGGGTATGAAGTTATTTCTCCTGCAGGAAACTTTAACTACTCTGTATCTTATTTATTTAATGCAGGACCTTTTTCTCATACAGGTTTAAAAATGGATTATGCTGCCTCAGAAGATCTATCTTTTATGTTTGCAGTAACAAACCCTCATGGAGTTGTAGAGGGCGCAAATAGCACTTCAGACGACTACCAATTAGGTTTTCAAGCAGGATATAAAGGACAGTACTTTAACCTTGCGTATGGTGCAGATGGTTTTGGAGATAAAGATGTTTTATACCTAGATTACACAGGTGGTTTTGACTTATCTGATTCATTTTTCGTAGGAATAAACGCTGCTTATGCAAATTCAGATGACGCTGATGCAGGTTACCAAGGATTCGCTTTATACTTACAGAATGCATTTTCAGACACTTTCTCATTAGGTTTAAGACCAGAGTTTTTTACAGTAACTTCTGGAAGTGATGATACAACTATAACTGCATTTACTTTATCAGGAAACACCTCTTTAACGGATAGTTTAAAATTGATTACAGAAGTAAGATATGATACTTCAGGAGATGACGTAATCTTTGTAGGAGGTAAAGACAATGCATCAGGCTTAACTATTGCTGCAGTTTACTCTTTCTAA
- a CDS encoding ammonium transporter, which translates to MSLFLTLFQETTVSEAAKVLEQVNGDMGMLWMLIAGILVFLMQAGFTLVESGMTRSKNAVNIAMKNLLDICVGSLTFWLVGYSLMYGDTSNGWFFWGGLFQGEGADLFFQTMFAATTATIVSGAIAGRTKYTTYIIFSLVMTAVIYPISGGWQWQGEGWLTKLGFIDFAGSSIVHSVGGWAALVAAFMVGPRIGKYVNGKVLPIPGHNQVLATLGVFILWFGWFGFNGGSQLAWGGADAIAASNVVLITNLSAAAGGLGALITTWIWYGKPNLSQTLNGVLAGLVSITAGCGNMSAGGAVLAGLIGGVIVVFAIEFIEKKLKIDDAIGAASVHGVAGAWGTLVIGLWGVDGDAAIGLFNGGGASQLGVQAIGVLAYAAWAIGLSFIVLGILKATMGLRVTKEVEIEGLDISEHGSIAYPGKRQRDIEDK; encoded by the coding sequence ATGAGTTTATTTTTAACATTATTTCAAGAAACTACAGTATCTGAAGCTGCTAAAGTTTTAGAACAAGTAAATGGAGATATGGGAATGCTGTGGATGCTAATTGCTGGTATCTTAGTATTCTTAATGCAAGCAGGATTTACCTTGGTAGAATCTGGTATGACAAGATCTAAAAATGCAGTTAACATTGCAATGAAAAACTTACTAGACATTTGTGTAGGTTCATTAACTTTTTGGCTAGTAGGTTACTCTTTAATGTACGGAGACACCTCTAATGGATGGTTCTTTTGGGGCGGTTTATTTCAAGGTGAAGGCGCAGATTTATTCTTCCAAACAATGTTTGCTGCAACAACTGCAACAATTGTTTCTGGTGCAATAGCAGGTAGAACAAAATATACTACTTATATTATTTTCTCTTTAGTAATGACAGCTGTAATCTATCCTATTTCAGGTGGATGGCAATGGCAAGGTGAAGGCTGGTTAACAAAACTAGGTTTCATTGATTTTGCAGGTTCTTCAATTGTACACTCTGTAGGTGGATGGGCTGCTTTAGTTGCTGCATTTATGGTAGGTCCTAGAATAGGAAAATATGTAAACGGAAAAGTGTTACCTATTCCTGGTCATAATCAAGTATTAGCAACTTTAGGTGTATTTATCCTTTGGTTTGGATGGTTTGGTTTTAACGGTGGATCTCAATTAGCTTGGGGTGGCGCTGATGCAATTGCTGCTTCTAACGTAGTATTAATAACAAATTTATCTGCAGCTGCAGGTGGGTTAGGTGCTTTAATTACAACTTGGATCTGGTATGGTAAACCAAATTTATCACAAACATTAAACGGAGTTTTAGCTGGTTTAGTAAGTATTACTGCTGGTTGTGGAAACATGTCTGCTGGTGGAGCTGTACTTGCTGGTTTAATAGGAGGTGTTATTGTAGTGTTTGCTATTGAATTTATAGAGAAAAAATTAAAAATTGATGACGCTATTGGTGCTGCTTCTGTGCATGGTGTTGCAGGTGCTTGGGGTACTTTAGTTATTGGTCTTTGGGGCGTAGATGGAGATGCTGCTATTGGATTGTTTAATGGTGGTGGCGCTTCTCAATTAGGTGTTCAAGCAATTGGAGTTTTAGCATATGCTGCATGGGCTATTGGTTTATCTTTTATTGTTCTTGGTATCTTAAAAGCTACTATGGGATTACGTGTAACTAAAGAAGTAGAAATCGAAGGATTAGACATTTCTGAACACGGCTCTATCGCTTACCCAGGAAAAAGACAAAGAGATATTGAAGACAAATAA